The Synechococcus sp. HK05 region CAAGCAGCAGTCGGCGGTTCATCTCAACCCCCCACCTGGAGTCCGGTGACAGAGCCCGTCACCCGAAAATCACGGCCCTCCAGCTCAATCGGCGCGCCGATTTTCAGGTTTTGGTTGCCGAACACCACCCCATCGGCACCCTTGCGGCCCTCGCCCTTGAGCACGAAGCGCGCATCCAGGCTCGGGAATTGATCCTGGTTGGGATCAGGCGCACTCACAACCTGGCCATTCGGCATCACCGCAGCCAGGCGGCGCTGCAGCGGGATCACCTGCTCCACCGGCACGCTGCCATGGGGTTGGTTGCGGATCACGATCGCCACCTTGCCGGCGCTGCGGGCAGCCTCGATCAAGCCCGTTGGATTGGCCACCGGCACCCCGCGCACATCCACCAGCACCGTCACGGGCACCAGGCCGCCCGTGGCCCGGGCCACGGCGCCGCTCAGCTTGGGGCTCCAGATCACACCCGCCGCTGCCATCAGAACAGCAGCTGCTGCTCCGGCATCCACCAGGGAGACACGACGGGAGGATTCAGCCATGGCGCAACAGCAGACACCGAACAATAAGGAGCGTGTCCGGTGGGCACAAGCTCAGCGGGCCGCCTCTTCCAGGGCCTCGAGTTGTTGCTCGCGGTCGGGCCTTTGTTCAAAGCTGCAAACGCTGCGGTAGCCATCGGCATCACGCCGGTAGAACTGCCAGTCGGCCGGATAGGCCCGCCGCAGCGCCCCCTCGGCGGTCGGGATCAAGCCATAGGCGGCCTGCCACTCCGCCAGAAACCCTTTGCGTCGTTCCCGGGCGACGGTGCCGATGCCCACGGCGGCGTCCTCCAGCCGGCCATTGATCATCACCAGCGAGCCGCGATGCTGGGCGCAGAGTGCTTCCACCTCCTCGTAATCGGCCGGGGTGGGAGCGGCCAGCAGCACCAGGCCCTCACTGCCCCCATCGGCCTGTTGCAGCCGCAGCAGATCCCCGAGGCCGAGCAGCTGCGGGGCCTGGTTGGGGGCATCGCGCTTCGCCAGCGCGGTGGCACCTGCATCGGGAAACAAGAGCCGTGCCTCCGGGTGCTGCGGGGTGAGCGCGGCCAGCAAACGCAGGGCCACAGGCAAAATCCGAAGCCCTTCAAAGCGGAACTCCACGGTCCACAGCCCCTTGCTCTGGCTCGCCAGCGCCGCCTGAACGGCCGCCAGGGCCTCCACTTCGGCTTGGCGCAGGTCGGCGGGCAGCATGGGCGTGGATCGAGTCGGCCGACCTTAAAGGGTGGCTCGGGCGCGATCGAGGGCGGCAGGAAGCCGCTCGAGCAACGCAGGTCCATGCCAGGGACCAAGGCTGATGCGCAGACCGGCGCTCGCCGCCGCAGGGTCATATCCCATGGCCAGAAGCACAGCGCTG contains the following coding sequences:
- a CDS encoding DUF1995 family protein, yielding MLPADLRQAEVEALAAVQAALASQSKGLWTVEFRFEGLRILPVALRLLAALTPQHPEARLLFPDAGATALAKRDAPNQAPQLLGLGDLLRLQQADGGSEGLVLLAAPTPADYEEVEALCAQHRGSLVMINGRLEDAAVGIGTVARERRKGFLAEWQAAYGLIPTAEGALRRAYPADWQFYRRDADGYRSVCSFEQRPDREQQLEALEEAAR
- a CDS encoding DUF4330 domain-containing protein, yielding MAESSRRVSLVDAGAAAAVLMAAAGVIWSPKLSGAVARATGGLVPVTVLVDVRGVPVANPTGLIEAARSAGKVAIVIRNQPHGSVPVEQVIPLQRRLAAVMPNGQVVSAPDPNQDQFPSLDARFVLKGEGRKGADGVVFGNQNLKIGAPIELEGRDFRVTGSVTGLQVGG